The Flavobacterium galactosidilyticum nucleotide sequence ACGCTAATACTCTTATTGGGATTGTACAGGAGCAGTTGTAAAAACGGTTTTCCATTCATAAAGTCTTGCAATTAAAATTGCTTTTTTTTAGAAAATCCAGTGTTTTTGGCAAAACGTATTCAAGATTTTTGAATGCTTTTATACTATCGTGAAAAACTATTATACTTCCTGGCTCTATATGTTCTAATACGTTTTCTAGACATTTTTCCTTAGAAATAGTCGTGTCAAAATCAGCGCTAAGCACATCCCACATTATTATTTTATATCCTAATTTTCGCAGTGCTCTTGATTGCCTAGTTTTCAATTTACCATAAGGAGGTCTGAAAATTTTAGTGTTTAAATTGGAATCACTATATTTTTTAATTATATCTTCACACAACTTTATATTTTCGATATAAGCTACAGTGTTAGTTTTCCAACCGTTGTAATGGTTGAGAGTGTGGTTTCCTATAGCATGGCCGTCATTAATTACCTTTTTGAAGATATTTGGATTTTTGTTGATATTATCGCCAGTAC carries:
- a CDS encoding polysaccharide deacetylase family protein, which translates into the protein MKFYWVKTNWIIKKIFANYTWSVASKHNTVYLTFDDGPVPEITEFVLAELKKYNAKATFFCTGDNINKNPNIFKKVINDGHAIGNHTLNHYNGWKTNTVAYIENIKLCEDIIKKYSDSNLNTKIFRPPYGKLKTRQSRALRKLGYKIIMWDVLSADFDTTISKEKCLENVLEHIEPGSIIVFHDSIKAFKNLEYVLPKTLDFLKKSNFNCKTL